From Heliomicrobium modesticaldum Ice1, a single genomic window includes:
- a CDS encoding 4Fe-4S binding protein, whose translation MSSAVEQAPVQINLAWCKACGICYNLCPTKVLGADEMGKATLVQPKKCTKCKICENHCPDFAISVAGGKKA comes from the coding sequence ATGTCATCCGCCGTCGAACAGGCGCCCGTTCAGATCAATCTTGCCTGGTGCAAGGCCTGCGGGATTTGTTACAACCTTTGTCCTACCAAAGTGTTGGGCGCTGACGAAATGGGAAAAGCCACCCTCGTCCAACCGAAAAAATGTACCAAGTGCAAGATCTGTGAAAATCATTGTCCCGATTTCGCCATTTCCGTCGCAGGGGGGAAGAAAGCTTGA
- a CDS encoding 2-oxoacid:acceptor oxidoreductase subunit alpha: protein MSNKVRLMQGNQACAEGAIYAGLRFYAGYPITPSTEIAEILAERLPQVGGRFIQMEDEIASMAAIIGGALTGVKSMTATSGPGFSLKQENLGYGILAEVPCVVVDVQRLGPSTGGPTAPSQGDVMQARWGTHGDHPVIAICPNSVQECFNLTVKAFNLSERFRIPVLFMLDEVIGHMRERMVIPAPGELEVLERKKTDLPPGQYVAYAPVDDTLVPPMANFGEGYRFHVTGLLHDETGFPSNSSSVVGAHLERLHRKVERGLDEIIMVEEIETEDADVVIIAYGCVSRSAAHVVREARSQGLRVGLLRLITLWPFPVDAVRRVAEGARAIVVAEMNLGQMLDVVKSAVEGQVPVYGVCRADGEMIAPDTIREKVEEVKQLF from the coding sequence ATGTCCAACAAGGTCCGCTTGATGCAGGGCAACCAGGCCTGCGCCGAAGGCGCCATTTATGCTGGCCTCCGATTTTACGCCGGTTATCCTATCACCCCGTCGACAGAAATCGCGGAGATTCTGGCGGAACGGCTGCCCCAGGTAGGGGGGCGTTTCATCCAGATGGAAGATGAGATCGCGAGCATGGCCGCCATCATCGGCGGCGCCCTGACCGGTGTCAAGTCCATGACGGCCACCTCCGGTCCTGGTTTCTCCCTCAAGCAGGAAAACCTGGGCTACGGCATCCTCGCAGAGGTCCCTTGCGTTGTCGTCGACGTTCAACGGCTCGGTCCTTCCACGGGCGGACCGACGGCGCCCTCCCAGGGTGACGTGATGCAAGCCCGCTGGGGGACCCACGGCGACCATCCTGTCATCGCCATCTGCCCCAACTCGGTGCAGGAATGCTTCAACCTGACGGTAAAGGCCTTCAATCTGTCCGAACGCTTTCGTATCCCTGTCCTGTTCATGCTTGATGAGGTCATCGGTCACATGCGGGAACGGATGGTCATTCCAGCCCCCGGCGAATTAGAAGTGTTGGAACGGAAAAAGACCGACCTTCCGCCCGGACAGTATGTTGCCTATGCCCCTGTTGATGATACACTCGTTCCGCCTATGGCTAATTTCGGCGAAGGATACCGCTTCCACGTGACCGGCTTGCTCCATGACGAGACAGGGTTCCCCTCCAACAGTTCCTCCGTCGTCGGCGCCCATTTGGAGCGTTTGCACCGCAAGGTCGAGCGCGGTCTCGACGAGATCATCATGGTGGAAGAGATCGAGACAGAAGACGCCGATGTCGTCATCATCGCGTACGGCTGTGTGTCCCGTTCAGCGGCCCATGTTGTGCGGGAAGCGCGCTCCCAAGGGTTGCGGGTTGGCCTTTTGCGCCTGATCACCCTCTGGCCCTTCCCGGTGGACGCCGTCCGGCGTGTCGCCGAAGGCGCCCGGGCCATCGTCGTGGCGGAGATGAACCTTGGCCAGATGCTGGATGTGGTCAAGAGCGCTGTGGAAGGGCAGGTACCCGTCTATGGCGTCTGCCGGGCTGATGGAGAAATGATCGCTCCCGACACCATCCGGGAGAAGGTCGAGGAGGTTAAACAGCTCTTCTAA